A genome region from Ammoniphilus oxalaticus includes the following:
- a CDS encoding acetyl-CoA C-acetyltransferase: MAKTVIVSAARTPFGRFGGSFKSVSAVDLGAVAIQEALRRADLSGQHVDEVIMGMVLQAGAGQIPSRQAARQAGLPWETQTETINKVCASGLRAVTMGDQIIRAGDAEVIVAGGMESMSNVPFALPSARWGARMGHVELQDLMIGDGLTCAFEQAHMAVHGSTVAAEFNISRAEQDAWALRSQQRAAAAIEQGKFKEEIVPVSVPQRRGEPLLVDTDEAPRADTYLEALTKLRPIYVADGTVTAGNAPGLNDGAAALTLMSEAKARALGNKPLATIVGHAAVGQQARYIATTPGLAIQKLLLKTGYQLEQIDLFEVNEAFAAVVLTSAQLVGWDPEKVNVNGGAIALGHPLGASGARILMTLIYELRRRGGGLGIAAICSGAAQGDAILVEVNGV; the protein is encoded by the coding sequence ATGGCAAAAACGGTCATTGTCAGCGCGGCTCGCACACCTTTTGGGCGGTTTGGAGGAAGTTTCAAATCGGTGTCTGCCGTCGATTTAGGGGCTGTTGCAATCCAAGAAGCGTTGCGACGAGCGGACCTTAGCGGTCAACATGTCGATGAAGTCATCATGGGGATGGTGTTGCAAGCAGGGGCGGGCCAAATCCCTTCACGGCAAGCCGCGCGCCAAGCGGGCTTACCATGGGAAACACAGACTGAAACAATCAACAAAGTGTGCGCTTCGGGGTTACGAGCGGTGACGATGGGCGATCAAATTATCCGCGCGGGTGATGCCGAGGTGATCGTTGCAGGCGGCATGGAAAGCATGAGCAACGTTCCTTTTGCCTTGCCCTCCGCCCGTTGGGGGGCGCGTATGGGTCATGTCGAATTGCAAGATTTGATGATCGGTGACGGGTTAACGTGCGCGTTCGAACAAGCGCATATGGCTGTTCACGGTAGTACGGTCGCCGCTGAATTCAACATATCGCGGGCGGAGCAAGATGCGTGGGCGTTGCGCAGTCAACAGCGGGCGGCGGCAGCGATCGAACAAGGAAAATTTAAAGAGGAGATTGTTCCCGTCTCCGTTCCGCAACGAAGAGGAGAACCGTTGCTCGTTGATACCGATGAAGCGCCGCGGGCGGATACGTATCTGGAAGCATTGACGAAATTACGACCGATTTACGTCGCGGATGGCACGGTCACCGCGGGGAATGCCCCAGGCCTTAACGACGGAGCCGCTGCGTTGACGCTGATGTCCGAGGCAAAAGCGCGGGCGTTAGGGAACAAGCCGTTAGCGACGATTGTCGGTCATGCCGCGGTTGGTCAACAAGCCCGTTACATTGCGACGACTCCAGGTTTAGCGATTCAAAAGTTATTGCTCAAAACGGGTTATCAGCTTGAACAGATTGACTTATTTGAAGTGAATGAAGCGTTTGCCGCCGTTGTGTTGACAAGCGCTCAGTTGGTTGGCTGGGATCCTGAAAAAGTGAATGTCAACGGCGGGGCGATCGCCCTTGGTCATCCGTTGGGGGCAAGCGGGGCTCGCATTTTAATGACATTGATCTATGAGTTGCGACGTCGCGGCGGTGGGCTGGGGATTGCCGCGATTTGCAGCGGAGCCGCCCAAGGAGATGCCATTTTAGTTGAGGTAAATGGAGTGTAG
- a CDS encoding 3-hydroxyacyl-CoA dehydrogenase family protein — MTTIQNVMVIGAGQMGSGIAHVAAEAGMRTTLYDLNTKAAQQGLATIKRNLARSVEKGRQSAEQAAQLLERITLSDDINDAQAADLVIEAVVERMDVKAELFRQLDTICPPHTILASNTSSLPITELAAETERPEKVIGMHFMNPVPVMRLVEVIRGLRTSDETVEAVEQLALQMNKTAVEVNDFPGFVSNRVLMPMINEAVYCVHEGVATAEAIDQVMTLGMNHPMGPLALADLIGLDTCLYIMETLHHGLGDSKYRPCPLLRNYVKAGWLGRKAGRGFYSYE, encoded by the coding sequence ATGACAACAATCCAAAATGTGATGGTGATCGGGGCAGGTCAGATGGGCAGCGGAATTGCTCACGTTGCGGCTGAGGCGGGGATGCGAACAACATTGTATGATCTGAACACGAAAGCGGCGCAACAAGGATTGGCTACGATTAAACGAAATTTGGCTCGCAGTGTGGAAAAAGGACGGCAGAGCGCGGAACAAGCGGCGCAGCTTTTGGAGCGGATTACCCTGTCTGACGATATAAACGATGCGCAGGCAGCGGATCTTGTCATTGAAGCGGTTGTGGAACGGATGGATGTGAAGGCGGAACTGTTTCGCCAGCTCGATACGATCTGCCCGCCGCATACCATTTTGGCGAGCAACACATCCTCGTTACCGATCACCGAACTCGCAGCGGAGACGGAGCGACCCGAGAAGGTGATCGGCATGCATTTTATGAATCCTGTCCCTGTGATGCGCTTAGTGGAGGTGATCCGGGGGTTGCGGACGTCCGATGAAACGGTGGAGGCAGTTGAACAACTTGCCCTGCAAATGAACAAAACAGCGGTTGAGGTCAACGATTTTCCTGGTTTCGTCTCCAATCGGGTGCTGATGCCGATGATCAATGAAGCAGTTTATTGCGTTCACGAAGGGGTGGCGACAGCGGAAGCGATCGATCAGGTGATGACGTTGGGCATGAATCATCCAATGGGCCCCCTCGCGTTAGCCGATCTGATCGGTCTGGACACCTGCCTCTATATTATGGAAACGTTGCATCACGGATTGGGCGATTCCAAGTACCGCCCTTGCCCCCTTTTGCGTAACTATGTAAAAGCGGGTTGGCTTGGCAGGAAAGCGGGTCGTGGTTTTTACAGCTATGAGTGA
- a CDS encoding acyl-CoA dehydrogenase — MNFHFTKQQQQMRDMAREFAQTELAPLVEQMEQTDQFPLELIRKMGRTGLLGIPIPKKYGGLGSDFMSYILTIQEISKVSAAVGVILAVHTSVGTQPIVYFGTEQQKQTYVTKLASGQSVGAFALTESSSGSDAANMRTTATMNGDYYILNGTKIFITNAGVAETYVTFAVTDRSKGTRGITAFIVEADTPGFRVGKMEKKMGLYGSNTAELIFENARVPVENRLGAEGEGFRIALANLDVGRIGIAAQALGIAEAALEHGLHYAKQRVQFGQPLASQQAISFKLADIATQTEAAKMLVYQAAALRDQGFRCGKEAAMAKRFATDTAMRAAVEAVQIFGGYGYSRAYPVERLFRDAKVTQIYEGTNEIQRLVIARHLLEKGGGNG; from the coding sequence ATGAACTTCCACTTTACGAAACAACAACAGCAAATGCGTGATATGGCGCGTGAGTTTGCCCAAACCGAGCTTGCCCCGCTTGTCGAGCAAATGGAGCAGACCGATCAATTTCCGCTTGAACTCATCCGTAAAATGGGGCGAACAGGGTTGCTCGGTATTCCAATCCCAAAAAAATATGGCGGTCTCGGGTCCGACTTTATGTCATATATTCTGACTATTCAGGAGATTTCAAAAGTGAGCGCCGCGGTCGGGGTGATTCTAGCGGTCCACACCTCGGTTGGGACACAGCCGATCGTTTATTTTGGGACGGAACAACAAAAACAAACCTACGTGACAAAGTTGGCTAGCGGTCAATCGGTCGGGGCGTTCGCTTTAACCGAATCGAGTTCGGGTTCTGATGCGGCAAACATGCGGACAACGGCAACGATGAATGGCGATTATTATATATTAAACGGTACTAAAATTTTTATTACAAATGCGGGCGTGGCTGAAACGTATGTTACGTTTGCTGTCACTGATCGCAGCAAAGGGACGCGCGGAATTACCGCTTTTATCGTTGAGGCGGATACGCCAGGTTTCAGAGTGGGCAAGATGGAGAAAAAAATGGGGCTGTACGGTTCCAACACGGCCGAACTTATTTTTGAAAACGCGCGGGTGCCTGTTGAAAATCGGTTAGGGGCCGAAGGGGAAGGATTTCGAATCGCCTTAGCCAACCTTGATGTGGGTCGAATCGGGATTGCCGCTCAGGCGTTAGGGATTGCCGAAGCCGCATTGGAACATGGCTTGCATTACGCCAAGCAGCGGGTCCAATTTGGGCAACCGCTCGCGAGCCAACAAGCGATTTCATTCAAGCTGGCCGATATTGCGACCCAAACAGAAGCCGCTAAAATGCTCGTTTACCAAGCGGCGGCGTTGCGTGATCAGGGCTTTCGTTGCGGAAAAGAAGCGGCGATGGCCAAACGTTTCGCGACAGATACCGCGATGCGAGCGGCAGTCGAAGCGGTTCAGATTTTTGGCGGATACGGTTACTCGCGAGCCTACCCTGTTGAACGGTTGTTTCGCGACGCGAAAGTGACCCAAATCTATGAAGGAACCAATGAGATTCAGCGACTCGTGATTGCTCGACACTTGCTAGAAAAGGGAGGCGGGAACGGATGA
- a CDS encoding acyl-CoA dehydrogenase, with translation MNFGLSEEHQMMQKVVREFAEQVCGPSAAERDETEQWDMTLWRKMADLGLCGIPWPEKYGGAGADYLSYVIAVEELSRIDASVGVTLSAHTSLAGWPIYAFGNEQQKQTYLRAMAEGKSMGAYGLTEAGSGSDAAAMKTSAEQDGAEWVLNGSKIFITNGADADIFLVFAQTDPAKKHRGIAAFILEKGFSGFKVGKLEKKLGIRSSSTTEVILENCRVPAENLLGQVGDGFKIAMMTLDGGRNGIAAQALGIAQGAFDHALEYAQERVQFGRPIAKHQAIQFKLADMATKIEAARLLTYQAAWREDRGLAYGLQSAMSKLFAGDIAMEVTIEAVQVFGGYGYTREYPVERFMRDAKITQIYEGTNEIQRLVIANHLLKD, from the coding sequence ATGAATTTTGGCTTATCGGAAGAACACCAAATGATGCAAAAGGTCGTCCGCGAATTTGCCGAGCAGGTATGCGGCCCAAGCGCGGCGGAACGAGATGAGACGGAACAGTGGGATATGACCCTTTGGCGGAAGATGGCTGATTTGGGGTTGTGCGGGATTCCCTGGCCTGAAAAGTACGGTGGCGCGGGCGCTGATTATCTTAGTTATGTGATCGCTGTTGAAGAATTGTCTCGCATCGATGCGTCGGTCGGTGTGACCTTATCCGCTCACACTTCGTTAGCTGGCTGGCCGATCTACGCGTTTGGTAATGAACAACAAAAGCAAACGTATTTGCGAGCGATGGCCGAAGGGAAAAGCATGGGCGCGTATGGCTTGACCGAGGCGGGCTCAGGATCTGATGCGGCGGCGATGAAAACGTCGGCGGAACAGGATGGCGCGGAGTGGGTGTTAAACGGTTCTAAAATATTCATAACAAATGGGGCTGATGCCGATATCTTTCTCGTTTTTGCGCAAACGGATCCTGCCAAAAAACACCGCGGGATTGCCGCCTTTATTTTGGAAAAGGGGTTTTCGGGTTTTAAAGTTGGCAAGCTGGAGAAAAAACTCGGGATCCGCTCTTCATCGACGACAGAAGTGATTCTCGAAAACTGTCGGGTGCCTGCGGAGAATCTGCTAGGTCAAGTGGGTGACGGTTTTAAGATAGCGATGATGACACTTGACGGCGGTCGCAACGGCATTGCCGCGCAAGCGCTCGGGATCGCGCAAGGGGCATTCGACCATGCGTTGGAATACGCGCAAGAACGGGTTCAATTTGGCAGACCGATCGCCAAACATCAAGCCATCCAATTTAAACTCGCTGACATGGCGACTAAAATCGAAGCGGCTCGACTCCTCACGTATCAGGCGGCATGGCGGGAGGATCGAGGGCTGGCTTACGGTTTACAATCCGCGATGTCCAAACTATTTGCAGGCGATATCGCGATGGAAGTGACGATTGAAGCGGTGCAAGTTTTTGGAGGATATGGTTACACGCGAGAATATCCCGTCGAACGCTTTATGCGCGACGCGAAAATCACTCAGATTTACGAAGGAACCAATGAGATCCAACGGCTCGTTATCGCTAATCATTTATTAAAAGATTGA
- a CDS encoding TetR/AcrR family transcriptional regulator, which produces MQAKKRSIPSLVKDPKLVQKRREQIVEAAVGLFISKGFHKTTTREIAKASGFSIGTLYEYIQSKEDVLYLVCESIHTEVEKKMEQALVESNNGAETLRQAISDFLHVMDEVDDKVLLIYQEIKSLPREPMRYVLQRESRITEIFEEMLQRAINDGSLRLDSHSIRLMAHNIVILGEMWVFRRWALRQRYSLAEYIEMQTNLLFGGLRVEA; this is translated from the coding sequence TTGCAAGCTAAAAAAAGGTCGATCCCATCTTTAGTGAAAGATCCAAAATTGGTGCAAAAAAGACGCGAACAAATTGTAGAAGCGGCTGTCGGGTTATTTATCTCTAAAGGATTTCACAAGACGACCACCCGTGAAATTGCCAAAGCGTCCGGGTTCAGTATCGGGACGTTGTATGAATACATCCAATCAAAGGAAGACGTACTCTATCTCGTGTGTGAATCGATTCATACTGAAGTCGAGAAAAAGATGGAGCAGGCACTGGTCGAGTCAAACAATGGGGCCGAGACGCTGCGGCAAGCGATTAGCGATTTTCTGCATGTGATGGATGAAGTCGATGATAAAGTGCTGTTGATTTACCAAGAGATTAAATCGTTGCCGCGCGAACCGATGCGGTATGTGTTGCAACGCGAAAGCCGCATTACGGAAATATTTGAAGAGATGTTACAGCGGGCGATTAACGATGGATCGCTGCGTCTCGACTCCCATTCCATTAGATTAATGGCTCACAACATCGTTATTTTGGGGGAAATGTGGGTGTTCCGTCGTTGGGCTTTACGCCAACGCTACTCGCTCGCTGAATATATCGAAATGCAAACGAATTTGCTGTTTGGCGGATTGCGAGTGGAAGCGTAA
- the icmF gene encoding fused isobutyryl-CoA mutase/GTPase IcmF, whose translation MAQKTEVYRPQHHVRFVSAAALFDGHDVSINIIRRMLQASGVEVVHLGHNRSVEEIVAAAIQEDVQGIAISSYQGGHVEFLKYMKDLLREKEADHIRIFAGGGGVIIPSEAKELHAYGIAKVFSPDDGRELGLQGMINQMVQESDQPTPKQMARDVALLQQKDVGAIGRLITFAEDSVERGAEENADLQAALRKLKKQASSTPVLGITGTGGAGKSTLTDELVRRFLQQYPQRTIAVLSVDPTKQKTGGALLGDRIRMNAVHHPRVYMRSLATRGSRTELSLATSHAINVVKAAGYDFIIVETSGIGQGDAGIVDLVDVSMYVMTSEFGAATQLEKIEMIDFADVIVINKFERRGSEDALRDVRKQYKRSRGLFSVADAHLPIFGTMASQFNDHGTDVLFAHLMEAVEAKCGGSWATGLDLIHPKGSQQYVVIPAGRAHYLGEIVAAVRDYQAFIKQQVDVARKLFQLRGVKSLVADDANFVAKCEEQIAFYEKKLDPEWKQFLDEWPARREAYSQDQLVSAFRGREVVTELFTESLSGTKIPKLSLPKFEDWGEILRWAMQENLPGFFPYTAGVFPFKRTNEDPKRMFAGEGTPERTNRRFHFLCEGEQAKRLSTAFDSVTLYGHDPDTRPDIYGKIGNSGVNVCTLDDMKRLYAGFNLCDPSTSVSMTINGPAPILLAMYMNTAIDQQVDRFIEEHGREPTEAEYAEIKAVTLHVVRGTVQADILKEDQGQNTCIFSTEFALRMMGDIQQYFIDQNARNYYSVSISGYHIAEAGANPISQLAFTLANGFTYVEYYLSRGMQIDDFAPNFSFFFSNGLDPEYTVLGRVARRIWATVIKYKYGGNERSQKLKYHVQTSGRSLHAQEMAFNDIRTTLQALVAIYDNCNSLHTNAYDEAITTPTESSVRRAMAIQMIINREFGLAKNENPLQGAFIIEELTDLVEEAVLIEFLRINDRGGVLGAMETQYQRGKIQDESIYYEHQKHTGELPIIGVNTFINPNASDDDYEIELARSTEAEKQLQIRNLHAFWEQHQEEAPAALERLKIVARSGENIFAELMETVKVASLGQITEALYEVGGKYRRNM comes from the coding sequence TTGGCGCAAAAAACAGAAGTTTATCGACCGCAACACCATGTGCGCTTTGTGAGCGCCGCCGCTTTGTTTGATGGACATGACGTGTCGATCAACATCATTCGGCGCATGTTGCAAGCGTCTGGCGTGGAAGTCGTTCATCTGGGGCATAATCGATCCGTCGAAGAAATTGTTGCCGCCGCGATCCAAGAGGATGTTCAAGGCATTGCGATCAGCTCCTATCAAGGCGGTCATGTCGAGTTTTTGAAATATATGAAGGACCTATTGCGTGAAAAAGAAGCGGATCATATTCGGATTTTTGCGGGCGGCGGCGGGGTCATCATTCCTTCCGAGGCAAAAGAACTGCATGCCTATGGAATCGCAAAAGTTTTTTCTCCGGATGATGGACGAGAGCTTGGCTTGCAAGGGATGATCAATCAGATGGTTCAGGAGTCTGATCAGCCGACACCGAAGCAAATGGCCCGTGATGTAGCGTTGCTCCAACAAAAAGATGTCGGGGCGATCGGGCGCTTAATCACGTTCGCGGAGGACAGTGTTGAGCGCGGGGCGGAGGAAAACGCAGATTTACAAGCCGCCTTGCGGAAGTTGAAAAAACAGGCCTCGTCTACCCCAGTCTTGGGAATAACGGGCACGGGCGGAGCGGGCAAAAGCACGCTTACAGATGAGTTGGTTCGCCGTTTTTTACAGCAGTATCCGCAGCGAACGATCGCTGTCTTGTCGGTCGATCCGACGAAGCAAAAAACAGGCGGGGCGCTGCTAGGCGATCGGATTCGGATGAACGCGGTCCATCATCCGCGCGTGTATATGCGTAGTTTGGCGACGCGCGGTTCGCGAACAGAATTGAGTTTAGCGACAAGTCACGCAATCAACGTCGTGAAAGCAGCGGGTTACGATTTTATCATCGTTGAAACGAGCGGGATCGGTCAAGGGGATGCAGGGATTGTGGATTTGGTGGATGTGTCGATGTACGTGATGACGAGTGAGTTTGGCGCGGCGACACAGCTGGAAAAGATTGAAATGATCGACTTTGCCGACGTGATCGTGATCAATAAATTCGAACGCCGCGGTTCGGAGGACGCCTTGCGTGATGTGCGCAAGCAATATAAACGGTCACGTGGATTGTTTAGCGTCGCTGATGCGCATCTGCCCATTTTTGGGACGATGGCAAGCCAGTTTAATGATCACGGAACCGATGTTTTATTCGCTCATTTAATGGAAGCTGTCGAGGCTAAGTGTGGAGGAAGCTGGGCGACGGGATTGGATTTGATACACCCAAAGGGGAGCCAGCAATACGTTGTCATTCCTGCGGGGCGGGCTCATTATCTAGGGGAGATTGTGGCGGCGGTCCGCGACTATCAAGCGTTCATCAAACAGCAGGTCGATGTTGCCCGCAAACTTTTTCAATTGCGCGGTGTGAAATCACTCGTTGCGGATGATGCTAACTTTGTTGCCAAATGTGAGGAGCAGATCGCTTTTTATGAGAAAAAGTTGGACCCTGAGTGGAAGCAGTTCCTAGATGAGTGGCCTGCCCGTCGCGAAGCGTATAGTCAAGATCAGTTAGTCAGCGCCTTTCGGGGTCGCGAGGTGGTCACTGAATTGTTTACGGAATCGTTGTCAGGCACGAAAATCCCAAAGCTCAGCTTGCCTAAGTTTGAGGATTGGGGCGAGATCCTGCGGTGGGCGATGCAAGAAAACCTGCCTGGCTTTTTTCCTTATACAGCGGGTGTGTTCCCCTTTAAACGGACAAACGAAGACCCCAAGCGTATGTTTGCCGGAGAAGGAACACCTGAGCGAACGAATCGCCGTTTTCACTTTTTGTGCGAGGGGGAACAGGCGAAACGATTGTCGACCGCATTTGATAGTGTCACCTTATATGGGCATGATCCTGACACACGCCCAGATATTTATGGGAAAATTGGAAACAGTGGCGTCAACGTTTGCACATTGGACGATATGAAAAGGTTGTACGCGGGGTTCAATTTGTGCGATCCGTCAACGAGCGTCTCCATGACGATCAACGGCCCGGCTCCGATTTTGTTGGCGATGTATATGAACACGGCCATCGATCAGCAAGTTGATCGTTTTATCGAGGAACATGGACGCGAGCCAACGGAGGCGGAGTATGCGGAGATCAAAGCGGTTACATTACATGTCGTCCGCGGCACGGTGCAAGCCGATATTTTAAAAGAGGACCAGGGGCAAAACACGTGCATTTTTTCCACTGAATTCGCTCTAAGAATGATGGGCGACATTCAACAATACTTCATCGATCAAAACGCGCGCAACTACTATTCTGTCAGTATCAGCGGCTATCACATTGCCGAGGCGGGGGCGAATCCCATTTCGCAGCTGGCTTTTACCTTGGCTAATGGTTTTACCTATGTCGAATATTATTTAAGTCGCGGCATGCAAATTGACGATTTCGCGCCTAACTTTTCTTTCTTTTTCAGTAATGGGTTGGACCCCGAATATACCGTGCTCGGTCGGGTCGCTCGTCGCATTTGGGCCACGGTCATTAAATATAAATACGGCGGCAATGAACGCAGTCAAAAACTGAAATACCATGTGCAAACATCAGGCCGTTCGCTGCATGCCCAAGAAATGGCGTTTAATGACATCCGCACGACATTGCAAGCGCTGGTCGCAATCTATGACAATTGCAACTCGTTGCATACAAACGCGTATGATGAAGCGATCACGACACCAACCGAAAGTTCAGTCCGTCGCGCGATGGCGATCCAAATGATCATCAATCGCGAATTCGGCCTAGCTAAAAATGAGAACCCGTTGCAAGGCGCTTTTATTATTGAAGAATTGACTGATCTTGTCGAAGAGGCGGTGTTGATCGAGTTTTTGCGCATCAACGATCGCGGTGGAGTGCTCGGAGCGATGGAAACACAATATCAGCGCGGCAAAATTCAGGACGAATCGATTTATTATGAGCATCAGAAGCATACGGGTGAACTGCCGATCATCGGCGTCAACACGTTTATCAATCCAAACGCCTCCGATGACGATTATGAAATTGAGCTGGCTCGCTCCACCGAAGCGGAAAAGCAGCTCCAAATTCGAAACCTGCATGCTTTTTGGGAACAGCATCAAGAGGAGGCCCCAGCTGCCTTGGAGCGGTTGAAAATAGTCGCCCGCTCGGGAGAAAATATTTTCGCGGAATTAATGGAAACGGTCAAAGTCGCCTCACTCGGTCAAATTACCGAAGCGCTTTATGAAGTGGGCGGAAAATACCGGCGCAATATGTAA
- the rpoE gene encoding DNA-directed RNA polymerase subunit delta: MDKISVGREVDALAVTEKDKWQDVALVDISYEVLNQANKSMTYREIFQNAAQLKGLTDEELMNLIPQVYTEMNLDGRFICISPGQWGLKKWYTSEAIEESVEALARKKGIDDDDEDYGIEGEDEVVEEVFADAEAFKTKKSSRVKDDDDEEDDDEEEDLEEDLEFDDEEEEEEEEEGFDEEYDEDDADDADEDR, encoded by the coding sequence TTGGATAAGATTTCTGTGGGAAGGGAAGTGGATGCGTTGGCAGTTACGGAAAAAGATAAGTGGCAGGATGTTGCCCTTGTAGATATTTCTTATGAAGTTTTGAACCAAGCGAACAAATCGATGACGTATCGTGAGATCTTTCAAAATGCGGCCCAGTTAAAGGGGTTGACGGATGAAGAATTAATGAATCTTATTCCGCAGGTGTATACGGAAATGAACCTCGACGGTCGTTTCATTTGCATTAGCCCCGGGCAATGGGGTTTGAAAAAGTGGTATACATCCGAAGCGATTGAGGAGTCTGTTGAGGCCCTGGCCCGCAAGAAGGGCATCGATGACGATGATGAGGATTACGGCATCGAAGGGGAAGATGAAGTCGTTGAAGAAGTGTTTGCCGATGCGGAAGCTTTCAAAACGAAGAAAAGTTCGCGGGTGAAAGACGATGACGACGAAGAAGATGATGATGAGGAAGAAGATCTGGAAGAAGATCTAGAATTCGATGACGAAGAGGAAGAAGAAGAGGAAGAAGAAGGGTTCGATGAGGAATACGACGAAGATGATGCCGACGACGCGGATGAAGATCGATAA
- a CDS encoding CTP synthase has protein sequence MAKYIFVTGGVVSSLGKGITAASLGRLLKNRGLSVTMQKLDPYINIDPGTMSPYQHGEVFVTDDGAETDLDLGHYERFIDVNLNSNSNVTTGKVYSSVINKERRGEYLGGTVQVIPHITNEIKERVFRAGRAGEVDVVITEIGGTVGDIESLPFLEAIRQIKSDIGRDHVMYIHVSLIPYIAAAGELKTKPTQHSVKELRGLGIQPNVIVCRSDQPISEEMKDKLALFCDIDPKAVIEALDAETLYEVPLALKAQGLDDYVVNHLGLQAKAQAEADMTEWTELVRKVKSAKKTTRIGLVGKYVALHDAYLSVVEAMYHAGYDNDSNIDIKWVDAEDVTAETARELLGDVDGIIVPGGFGDRGIEGKIEAIRYARENKVPFLGICLGMQLACIEYARHVLGYKEANSSEIDPKTTRPVIDLLPEQKDIEDLGGTMRLGLSPCKLEEDSLVYEAYQSTLVYERHRHRYEFNNDYREEMRKAGLRFSGVSPDGRLVECVEVTDHPWFVATQFHPEFTSRPNRPQPIFCKFIQAALHRQQK, from the coding sequence ATGGCTAAATATATTTTCGTTACAGGAGGAGTGGTCTCGTCGTTAGGAAAAGGCATTACGGCTGCTTCCTTAGGACGCTTACTGAAAAATAGAGGACTGAGCGTGACGATGCAAAAACTGGACCCGTACATTAACATCGATCCGGGCACGATGAGTCCTTATCAACATGGCGAAGTGTTTGTCACTGATGACGGGGCTGAAACGGATTTGGATCTCGGACACTATGAACGCTTTATCGATGTCAATTTAAACTCCAACAGTAACGTAACGACAGGAAAAGTTTACTCCTCGGTGATTAACAAAGAACGCAGAGGAGAGTACCTCGGCGGAACCGTTCAAGTCATTCCGCATATTACGAATGAAATCAAAGAACGCGTGTTTCGAGCGGGCCGAGCGGGTGAAGTGGACGTTGTCATCACGGAAATTGGGGGGACGGTTGGCGATATTGAGAGCTTGCCTTTTCTCGAGGCGATTCGTCAGATCAAAAGCGATATCGGTCGCGATCATGTGATGTACATTCACGTTAGCTTGATTCCATACATTGCCGCGGCTGGCGAGCTGAAAACAAAGCCAACGCAACATAGTGTGAAGGAGTTGCGCGGCCTTGGGATTCAACCAAACGTGATCGTCTGCCGATCAGATCAGCCCATCTCCGAAGAAATGAAAGACAAGCTCGCTCTTTTCTGCGATATCGATCCAAAAGCGGTGATCGAGGCGCTCGATGCCGAAACGCTCTATGAGGTGCCATTAGCGTTAAAAGCGCAAGGACTGGATGACTATGTTGTCAACCATCTCGGTTTACAGGCGAAAGCGCAAGCGGAAGCGGATATGACTGAATGGACCGAGTTGGTGCGCAAAGTCAAGAGCGCGAAGAAAACGACGAGAATTGGACTTGTCGGTAAATATGTCGCTTTGCATGACGCTTATTTAAGTGTTGTCGAGGCCATGTACCATGCTGGTTATGACAATGACTCCAATATCGATATCAAATGGGTCGACGCGGAGGATGTGACCGCTGAAACGGCGCGGGAACTGCTGGGCGATGTCGATGGCATCATTGTGCCAGGCGGCTTTGGCGATCGGGGGATCGAGGGCAAAATTGAAGCAATTCGTTACGCGCGCGAAAACAAAGTTCCTTTTCTCGGCATTTGTCTGGGCATGCAGTTAGCTTGTATTGAATATGCTCGTCATGTGCTCGGTTATAAAGAAGCAAACAGCTCTGAAATTGATCCGAAAACAACGCGTCCTGTCATCGATTTGCTTCCTGAGCAGAAGGATATCGAAGATTTAGGAGGCACGATGCGGTTAGGGTTATCTCCGTGTAAATTGGAAGAGGACAGTCTCGTTTACGAAGCGTATCAAAGTACGTTGGTCTATGAACGTCATCGGCACCGTTATGAATTTAATAATGATTACCGCGAGGAAATGAGAAAAGCGGGATTGCGTTTTAGCGGCGTGTCGCCGGACGGACGATTGGTCGAATGTGTGGAAGTGACAGATCATCCCTGGTTTGTAGCAACCCAATTTCACCCTGAATTCACATCGCGACCGAACCGACCGCAACCTATTTTTTGCAAATTCATTCAAGCGGCATTGCATCGACAACAAAAGTAA
- a CDS encoding response regulator — MDQNKVLIVDDQYGIRVLLFEVFGREGYETFQAANGKEALDIVHNQSPDLVILDMKIPGMDGLEILREIKKIDQEIKVIMMTAYGELDMIKEATELGALTHFTKPFDIDELRLAVRSQLAV, encoded by the coding sequence ATGGATCAAAACAAGGTGCTTATCGTCGACGATCAGTACGGCATTCGCGTGTTGCTTTTTGAAGTGTTTGGCAGGGAAGGATATGAAACGTTTCAAGCGGCTAATGGAAAAGAGGCGCTTGATATCGTTCATAATCAATCACCGGACCTGGTCATTTTGGATATGAAAATACCAGGAATGGACGGTCTAGAAATTTTGCGTGAAATTAAGAAGATCGACCAAGAAATTAAAGTGATTATGATGACGGCTTATGGAGAATTGGATATGATCAAAGAAGCGACTGAGCTAGGGGCGTTGACTCATTTTACAAAGCCGTTTGATATCGATGAATTAAGATTAGCTGTCCGAAGTCAACTAGCGGTATAA